Genomic segment of Sodaliphilus pleomorphus:
TTGAACGTTTGGCAAATCACCTGGTCGTCGACGGCAAAATCGTTTGTGATTTCATTGCCCTCGCTGTCGCGTGCAGGCCAGCGCAAAATGAACTGCTTGCCGTTTGCATCTTCCTTGACTTCAACTTCGGTGATAGTGGCCTCGGCTGGCGAGAGAAGCACCTGGCCGCCGATATGGCGCAGTCGCTGAATGTCGAGCTCGGTCACCTGCAGCTTGCGTCGCACGGTGAGGTTGTCGACCTCGGCTGCCCAGTTGCCGTCGGCATCTTGATAGAGTGCCGCGCCAGCAGAGCCGCTTTGGAATGTGCCCGCCGTCAAGCCCTTGGCAAAGTTAATCGCCTCCTGCGCCGTGTCTTCTTTTCTTGTATGCAAAAAATCGCGGTCTACTCGCTTGGCAGAGAACACATTCTTATCTGTGCCTGGAGTGTGATCGTTAGAGGCAATAACATACAGTGTCGTGTTGCCACTTTGATAGCCGATGTACGTCACACCATTCATTGTGATTTCGTCAACCTGCTTCTGCAACTCGGCTCTACGTGAATACTCGGCACTCTCGCCAACTATGTACTGCGCACCATCATAGGGAATATCAAGTTTTATCTCAAACCCAAAAATGCGTGACACACGGCCATCGGCAAAATATGTGGGGTTAACCAACCGCACCTTGTCACCAATACCAAACGAATTATCATTTGCCCAATCGTTATCCATCGTGCAGGTGTAGGTTGAGGGGTCAATGCGTGACTTCTCCAAATACTCCATTGCCTTTTGATATAACTCTTGTTCAGCAAGTGCCACAAGGTCGGTCTCTTCCATCTTGGTCGAGTCCCAGTTATAGAGCATAAATGTATCACCAACCTTTGGTCGCAACACATCATCTGGGAGCGTTCTGCCATAGTCCTCGTTCACAACGACCTCAAAAACTTGTGCAGCCATGTTCCACTCGCTTCCATTCTTCTCGTTCACACCAAGAGGGTTGAACTGGCACTCGAAGTCCAATCCGTTCAGACTGCCGGACTCAAATATCATGTGCAGGGTTTCTTCTTCCAGCACATAGTCTTTGCTGAAATGAACATAACTTTCAATCTCTGTCCCTTCAATCACGAGTTTGCATTGCGACAGACGATAATATTTCTGCGTGGTAGTCGTGCCATCTTCGTTGACCACCGTGTCGATATACTCGTCAACCTTACCAACCTTGATTACATTTCGAGGATAGACATCATCGAAATCAACCCTACCCTCAATAGCTTTCGCATCATTCTGTTCGCCAATATATCCATTCGGGCAAAGGTCAACAGGCAACATCAGCCTGCGCTGTACCACACCTTCTTGCGTCACATCGGGGTCGCTAACCTTGCGATAGTTGACAGGGAGGTTGCGCTCCGAGCCGTAAGCGTACAGGCGAGTAAAATACTGCTGCTGACTGTCAGAACGTGTCATGCTGATAACATTGTCATTCAGCACAAGGTCAGTGGCCACAATCCCACTACCTCGTTGTTCACACTTGCCGAAGTTGATGATGTTGTCCTCAATCCACCACTCGCACTCAAAGGCTTCGGCAATTTGCGTGATAGCGTCTATAATCGAAGCACTCTGATAGGTCACAAGTTTTGACGAAGTGAGGTCTATCGTATCGTCAAACGAGACTACATAATTAGTGATTCTGTTGTACTTGAACGATGCATCGCTTGCGCACAATGCGTCGATGTTCCTCTTGACCACATTTGCGTGTGTGGCGATTGTTGAGGTTAGACTGAAACTCAACTCGCTTGCCGACAACTCCGGGCGGTATTTGAGTAGTTTGTTCTTGAACTTCATGTACTGAGCATCAAGCCGCAACTGGTAGTCGTAACCTGCATTGGTGGCATTATAGGTTGGAGCCACAAGGTCAACGAGCTCAAACCAACCAAAGCCATCGATGTCGCAAAAATCACCAATCTCAAAGTAAATTGGACTGCCAGACGTGAAGTTAATGCGAGCGTAATGCTCACCCATGATTTCTCTATGAACGATCGAACCGCTGCATACTGGGAGTGTACAGCGTGTCCTCAACGTGCCGTTGCTGTAATATTTGATTGCTATTGTTCTCATAAGTTGCCCTCTCTTTCTCCGGCTTCTCCAGTAACTGCAACCGACACCTCGTCATTGATATACGTGCTATCGTTGTTGCGGTTTGCTGGATTTGGTTCAGTAAGTTTCAGCGAAAACTTGGCCAGCCCATTCACAAAGGCCGTGAACTGGTTGCACGACACATAGAGCATCCGATACGTCACTGCCGGCTGATACTTTGTCCTAATGTTCAGTTGACCAGTGGCTAACTCGGTGCAGAACGATTCGTAGCGGGTGAAAAACTCGCTCATGCTACCAGCTGTGAGGTGCATTTCAAGGGTCACATCACGACTTGCCAACTTCGGCAATCGGTTGGAACTCCTGCTCCCATGTTCAACACGGACATCGTTGCTCAACCGCTCTTTCATTGGCGCAGGGGTCATGAGGGCAGAAATGGCACCATCGCTGAGGCTTATTCCCCAGCGAGTATATGCGTCATACCCATTAATAGTCAAGTCGCCTGTCATAATCAGATGTTTTTGGTTTGTTCTACAATCTTGTCTATCTTCTCACCAAACAGCGAGGCTATCTTGGTGTACTTGGCTATATCTTCGAGGAAGCCATTGGAAATGAAAACCATATTGCGTATCTCCAACAGTGTTTGGTTGCGTGCCGTGGTCAGAACAGACATCCCGGCCATATACTCAACCACAAACATTACTTGCGTGCTGATGTTCTCGCCTGCTATTTGCAGGGCAGTGAAACGACCATTCAATTGCTCTGCCGTGTCTTGGTTCATAGCACCAAAGCCTTTCGAGGTTGCCTCTTGTGAATACTTGTCCGCATCCGCAATCCCGATAGCATCATAAGCGTCCTCTTTGAGCTTCTGCATTTCGTTGTAGTAGCCTTGGTACTCTGCCTTTAACTCACTTGCCTCGGCTTCTGTCAGGCCATCACGCATATATTCAGCAAATTTCTTGTACCAATCCTCCAGTTTCTTGGCAAACTGACCTTGAACAATCGAGCGTAAGATTGCCTTGCGGAACATATCTTCCACGCTTTCAATCACGTCACTCGCTTTGGTCTCATAACTGCTCAACAGATTATTCAAACCACTTTGAACGCTGTCAAAAGAGGTGGCAGTGATAGACTGGCGCCATGCGTCCTGCAACTCTATCAACTCTTTGTAGTCCTCTATATAATTGTTCAAGTAGTCGGTCTGGTCGTACTTGCCGCCATTTATGATACGCTCCCAAATATCAGACAGTGTAGATACTTCGGCAAGTTCCTCAGATGATAATTTCCATAAGTCACCTGCGCTACGCACATTATACTGCTTGCCGAACTTCCTATACAAAGCCTCGTTGATACGCTGATAGTCATTCTCTGAAAGATCTTTGTTAATATAATACTCATTTGACCGGTGAGCAGCGTGATACCTCATCTTTGCCGCAAGCATCGTTTGGTCATTGTCTGTTTGCTGTTTTGCGGCCTCGTATGCACGCTCATAGTATTCAGTTGCTTGGTCTCCTCCTGATTTTTCGATTTCATCTTTCAGCCCATCAATTGCATACTGCAAAGCCTCATTGCTACGCTCCAGTCGTTCAACAAGTCTGTTCACTTGTTTGCTATTTCCTTTAGCTGAGAACCAACTGCTGAACCCACCAAACGTAATTGCGTCGAAGATGCTGGTTACCCCATCGACCAATGAACGGCCAATCTGCTCCAAAAACTTTCCGCTGAGAATGTTTTTCAGAATACCTCCCACGGCTTCAAGGATAGCGTCTATCAGTCCACCGACAATACCACCAATGCCTTGCTCTTTTAATATATCAAGCAAGTTGAGAATCGCACCGATAATCAATGAGATTAGGTCGGATTTGCCTTCAAATGCTTTGCCAAGCATTTTTGCCACCGTGTCACTAATTTTCTTGGTTATCTGCCCTCCATTTAACTTTTTGTCAAGGTCAACAAAAGCATTCCAGATACTGGACAACGAACCGGAAGTCATAGCGTTGAGCATGTTGTTGACGCTATCAAGCTGTCCTTTCAACTTTCCAGCAGAATCTGCGACTTGCGATTGTGTATTTGCTACATCTGAATTTGCCTCATTAAGTGCATTATGTGCATTCTCATTTTCTGCAACCGCTCTATCATATGCAGCTTTGGTAGCTTTTTTCTGTTCATCGTTTCCTTCTTTCTGTGCATCAATCCATGCTTGCTCTGCTTTAATTATAGCATCAGCGGTTTCTTTCGCCCTACGCTCTGCTTCGTTACGTGCTGATAAAGCATTTTGATAAGCGTCTATCTCTTGTCCGAGTTTGGCAAAGTCAAGGTCTTTCCACGTACTTGTTCCAAACTTACTTTGGATTTCGTTCATGGTTTGGAAGAAAGCTTGCTGGTCTGAAATTGACTTGGACTTAAATTCGTCAGTTTTTGTGAACTCACGCATCGCCCCAAGAGTCTTGTCCATTTCATCACGCATGATGATGCCAAATTCACTGAACACCGTTGTATAGTTGATTTGCCGTTCCAAATCATCAGATTTGCGACTGGCTGTTTCATGACTCTGTTCTTGACGCATTTTTGCCGCCTCAATCACATCGCCACTCTCGTTGGCCTTTCGTATTTTCTCAGAGTATTCAAGAGCTAATGCAAGTTTCTGCTCCTCATATGAACCATACTCTTTAAGGTAGTCAGCAAGTGCTTGTCGGTCAGTTTCTGATTGTTCCTCAACCGACCTGGAGTACTCCAACATAGCTGCCTTTATTTGCGATGCCTTCGCTTTCTTTTCATCATCGGTCAATTTTGAATTAACAGATGATTCGTTGAATTTTTTGTCTTTTGTTGCAGGGTTGGTTTCCCATAACTTTCGAGCATCGTCGATCTTCTTTTGCTGCAAGTCCTCATAATAACGATCTATCTCTGTGATTTTTTTCTTGCGGTCAAGGTCGAGCTGGCGCAGAACTTTTTCTGTACCATCCTCCATTGCATCAATTTCGGCTTGTTCGGTTTTGTAAGCCAAATCTTTTGCATTACGTTTTTTTTCTAACGCTTGCTTGCGTTTTAGCTCATCAAACTTTTGTTGATCTTGAATCTTCTGTTTGCGCGAATATACTGCTTGCTTTTTTACAGAACTTTTAGAATTATTTTTTTTGATAGTTGTATCACCACCAAGCCCCTCGTAATCGCTCTTGGCTGTCTTTTCTTGTTGACGTGCCTTGTTTACTTGGTCAACAGTGGATTTTGGTGAATTTTCAAGACGAGACAAATCTTTTTGTGCTTTCTTCCATCGTCGTCTTGCAGCTGCCTTTGATTTCTGATAGTTTGCTCCACTTGTCCCACTATCTGATGAACTAATATTTTCACGATTTTTTTGTGCATTCTTCAATCGTTTATTTGCATCGTTTGCTCCGGTTGTAAGAATTTGAAAATATAGAGGCAAAAAAGTTGCTCCACTTGCAATCCACTGGGATCGCATGTTCAACAACATATTCAAAACTTTCTGGCCCTCGCTTACCTCTAACTGCAATTTTGGATTGATTGGGTCGTTGTCGAGCTGGTTTTGCAATTTATCCATAGTGGTCTGCACTTCAGAGATATAGCCATCAAGATTTTTTGTTGCCTCATCGAAGTTGAGATTATCTTGGTTTGATTGTAGCAAATAGACTTTATACACTGCCTCGTTGTACATGTCTGAGATATTCTTCCAGGCATCAACATTTCCATCAGCTTCCTTAATGCGTATTTCTATTGGCTTGGCCTCATCTGCTGCCTGCGCTCTTGCCGCATTCATGGCATCGAGTTTTTGCTGCAATACCTCCAGTTGTGCTTTTTCTCGTTCAATTTGGTCGAGTACCATTTTCGACGCTGCTCCAGCGCCTTGTCCTGCGTTTTCTACGGCTCGCTGGATACGGGCATCTTTGTCAGCGATTGCAGCAGTTAAGCTCTCAACTTTTTTCTTTGTATCTTCGTAATCAGCATTGTCCATTGATTCGTTAAACTCCTTTTGCGCTTTTGCAGCACCAAGAGCCGCCAACTCCTGCTGATTGTATTTTTCAGTAAGTTCTGGAGCAAGTTCCTTTAACTCGTTATATGCTTTCGCTTTCTCATACTCGGTGGCTGTTTCAGATTGAATTGTTCTGATTAACTCGCCCACCTTATCCTTATGCTCTTGGATTTTCTTGTTCTGCTCATCTATCGCCTCATTAGTCTCATGCACGGCACGCTCGTGAACGCTCTCTGCGGTCACAAGCTGATAGACGGCATAAGTCACACCCACAATCACGGCAGCAATCCAAAAGATAGGACTGGCGAACATCGATGCGTTCCATGCATCCTGCGCACGTTTCAGAGCCATTTTGACTGAAGCCAGCACACCACCCGAGACAGCGTTTGCCCCCTCGGCTGTGGTTTCCATTGTTGTTGCAGTAGTTTCTGCAATCTTCGAAGCTGTTGCTGCTTGGTTTACTGCCACATTCTTTGTCCGTGTCGCTGCATTGAGATTTGCAGCCGCAGTGTTCTGCATCATCGTGGCTGTATTCAACTCAATCTGCGCCGACTCTATTTCAGTCTGGACTCCACTTTCTCTTGCCGCAGCAACCCTCGCTTGCGCTGCAGCCACAAACTCTTGGGCCACCACAAGTTCAGATTGAGCCGCAGCCTCTGCTGCTATTGCTGACTCGGCCTCCGTTGCCGCTGTCTCTGCTACCGCCATAATTTGTTGCTGACGTGCTGCTACCTCGTCACGCAATGAAGTTATCAGGACAGCTTGCTCTGCTGTTATCTGACCCTTAGTGACCATTTCCTGCAAGTCAACCTCAATCTTTGCCTGCTGGGTTGCCATCAGTTGGTCAAGGGCAACAATCTGCTCCTCGTAGCTTGCTGTCATTGCCGAGGTTTGCAAGGATTGAGCAGCGGCAGTTCCTGCAATAGATGCCTTATAAAGACCATAGGTGACTATTAAGCCTTCAAGTGCAGTAATGTATGGTTGCACCCAACCACTATCAAATCCTGCGTTGAGCGCATCCGAGATTGACTTGCCGAAGCCAATCATTTCGTCACCGATTGGCTCTAAAGCCTTAAATAGATTGTTTTTGAGCAGCTGGGCTGAAGCACCTGCGGTATCAGCCATCTTTTCGTATGCCGCCTCCGCTGCTCCTGCGCTATTCTGCATTTCAGCATAATCTTGCCGTGCGACCTGCGCATTTTTGCCAGTTAATCCCAGTACACCCTGCAATGCTTTCAGAGTTGACAAATCTTCCTTTAATGCCATGTTAGAGCCGGCTGACTTTTGCGCAACTTCGTCCATCGCATCAAGGAATGTTTTGCCTTCAAATGCCGCATCGCCCAAACTCTTAGTAGTGGCAGTGATAGAGTCACGCACTTGACGAATGGCTATTGAGGTCGGTGTTCCCGATTTTGTCAGAGTAGCAACAGCCGCCAGCACGTCCTCTATTGCAATACCATAGGTTGCTGCGATTGGAGCGACCTGCGCAATAGAGCGCCCAAGTTCGCCCATCGTGGTTTTACCAAGACGAACAGTTGTAAATAGCAGGTCATTAACATGAGCAGCCTCGCTCGCACTCATACTATATGAGTTGAGGATCGTGGTGATAGCGTCAGCCGTGGTGAATGTATCAGTAACACCACCGATAGCACCTTTGGCAGACTCCCGTAGCACGTTCAGTGCATCTGCACCATGATGGCCAGCAGACTCGATCTGATACATCGCTTTTGCCGCCTCTGTTGCCCCAATAGGAATTTCAGTGGTCATATCAACCACCTTTGCCTTCCATTTACCAAGGTTTGCGGAAACATCTTGCGACAGGGTGCTGACCTCTTTCATGGCTCGATTGAACTGCCCCATTTCGTCTATCAAACCCTTCAAGAAGCCACCACCTTCAAGCATGGCAGTTATACCAGCCATGCCCATTGCTATCTGTTTGATGCTACCAATAATGCTGTCTTTGGCTTGGCTGAACGTTCCACCAATGCCGCTTCCTGCACGCTCAATTGCAGCCACCGAACTTTGCACACCATTTTGCGCTCCTTGCAAACTGCGCAAGAAGTTGGAGTTATCACCACGTATGTCGAATTTTATTGAAGCCATCTATTATTCCCAATTCATTGATTTGATTCTTTCCCATGCTTCAGGAGACTCTGCCTTGATAACATCATGGTCAGTAGCGGTAATATGCGCCTTATGCATTTCGTCTTTCGTGAGGTACAACGTCTTAACGCTGTCCGCAATCATGAGTTGCAAGTTGACATAACTTATACCCCAAACAACGTAGTCAAGTGTCCAACCATAACGCTCGCAGGCATAGTCGAGCAAACTGCCGTAGATACTCTTTCCGCCAAAGGTTACTGAACCAGTATCTTTCTTAACAGAGTTGGCTTTGCCATATCTCTCGCTCTCTTGCGCAATGCCAAGATGCTTCATGAAAATATGCGTTTTCTCGGCAGTCAGTAACAGAATGAGGATTGTTGCCAAATCTTCATCGTCAGCGTTATCGTTTAAGTACTTGATTCTGTCCTCAACCAAATTATGGTCAAAGACTTCTTTCTTCGTCCGCATCGTGTGGTATGTAATCAGTCGGCAACAATCTTCTCGCTTTGTATGGACGAGCCGAATGGCTTCAAGGTACGGATTTACCATAACGACATTCCTATTCACTTCAAGACTTTCCATGAGCCGCTGAAGCAAGTACATCTTGCCCAGTGTTACTGGGTATAAATAGAAATGCCGATTGCCAACGCTGAACCCTTGCGGGCGTTCTATGATGGCATCGGCAATATCCATGTCCAGATATTTCTCTTCGTCCATATCAGTAAAATTTAGTGGCAAAGGTTGGATTCGCACCAACAACCTGCCGATTAACCACCGGCTGCTCTACATACTTGAGCTACCTCGCCATGTCGCTGTTCTCTCCTGCCGAACAGCAAAGGGGTGTCTTTCCACACGTCGGCTGAACGCTTTATGCTGCGATAGGGGTGCATGTAATGTCGGTGATTTCGTCACCTTCCTTTGTGACATTGATAGTACCCCACTTGACTGCGTTGCCCGAATCTGGTTTCAGCACATCGTGGGTGTAGGTCACACTTGCACCATCAGAAGCATTATAGACTTCCTCGCAACTGACTGCACTGTTGTCAATCAAGCAGCCTGGAGCGGTGCTATCCTCTGGTACTACTGCAACAGCATGTCGGTGTGATACAACCCCATCGACATCAGTGAAAGGCATTACGCGTTTTTTCATGCGACGAATGCCATATGCGAGAGCGTACTTGTTTGCCTTATACTTCACATCTTCGGCTTCACCACCTTCGATGAGGGCTTCAAGTTTATCTCCCTTCTCCGTACTCAACTCGGTAGAATCTTCAATGGGCGTGGGGATTTTTAGCCACTTTGCGCCTTCGGTCTCCAGATCTTTGATGTAAATAGAGCATGTGCCCCAACTAATCTTTGACATTTTAATTATCGTTTATATGTTTATATAAAATTTTATTGTTAATAACGTGGTGCTGAATATCGTCAACGGCTATCACTCGTTGGGTGTCAATCTCAAATCGGAAATTCTCGCCACTGCCAGTTTCCAGCAGGTCAAAGGCAAGGCGGCAAATTTCTCGGCAACGACCAACATTCATTTCGTTTTGAGTAGAGCCATTCTTGGTTATAGACAAGTCCTTCACGTAGATGTTCACGTTCACAAAGACTTCTTGAAT
This window contains:
- a CDS encoding phage tail tape measure protein encodes the protein MASIKFDIRGDNSNFLRSLQGAQNGVQSSVAAIERAGSGIGGTFSQAKDSIIGSIKQIAMGMAGITAMLEGGGFLKGLIDEMGQFNRAMKEVSTLSQDVSANLGKWKAKVVDMTTEIPIGATEAAKAMYQIESAGHHGADALNVLRESAKGAIGGVTDTFTTADAITTILNSYSMSASEAAHVNDLLFTTVRLGKTTMGELGRSIAQVAPIAATYGIAIEDVLAAVATLTKSGTPTSIAIRQVRDSITATTKSLGDAAFEGKTFLDAMDEVAQKSAGSNMALKEDLSTLKALQGVLGLTGKNAQVARQDYAEMQNSAGAAEAAYEKMADTAGASAQLLKNNLFKALEPIGDEMIGFGKSISDALNAGFDSGWVQPYITALEGLIVTYGLYKASIAGTAAAQSLQTSAMTASYEEQIVALDQLMATQQAKIEVDLQEMVTKGQITAEQAVLITSLRDEVAARQQQIMAVAETAATEAESAIAAEAAAQSELVVAQEFVAAAQARVAAARESGVQTEIESAQIELNTATMMQNTAAANLNAATRTKNVAVNQAATASKIAETTATTMETTAEGANAVSGGVLASVKMALKRAQDAWNASMFASPIFWIAAVIVGVTYAVYQLVTAESVHERAVHETNEAIDEQNKKIQEHKDKVGELIRTIQSETATEYEKAKAYNELKELAPELTEKYNQQELAALGAAKAQKEFNESMDNADYEDTKKKVESLTAAIADKDARIQRAVENAGQGAGAASKMVLDQIEREKAQLEVLQQKLDAMNAARAQAADEAKPIEIRIKEADGNVDAWKNISDMYNEAVYKVYLLQSNQDNLNFDEATKNLDGYISEVQTTMDKLQNQLDNDPINPKLQLEVSEGQKVLNMLLNMRSQWIASGATFLPLYFQILTTGANDANKRLKNAQKNRENISSSDSGTSGANYQKSKAAARRRWKKAQKDLSRLENSPKSTVDQVNKARQQEKTAKSDYEGLGGDTTIKKNNSKSSVKKQAVYSRKQKIQDQQKFDELKRKQALEKKRNAKDLAYKTEQAEIDAMEDGTEKVLRQLDLDRKKKITEIDRYYEDLQQKKIDDARKLWETNPATKDKKFNESSVNSKLTDDEKKAKASQIKAAMLEYSRSVEEQSETDRQALADYLKEYGSYEEQKLALALEYSEKIRKANESGDVIEAAKMRQEQSHETASRKSDDLERQINYTTVFSEFGIIMRDEMDKTLGAMREFTKTDEFKSKSISDQQAFFQTMNEIQSKFGTSTWKDLDFAKLGQEIDAYQNALSARNEAERRAKETADAIIKAEQAWIDAQKEGNDEQKKATKAAYDRAVAENENAHNALNEANSDVANTQSQVADSAGKLKGQLDSVNNMLNAMTSGSLSSIWNAFVDLDKKLNGGQITKKISDTVAKMLGKAFEGKSDLISLIIGAILNLLDILKEQGIGGIVGGLIDAILEAVGGILKNILSGKFLEQIGRSLVDGVTSIFDAITFGGFSSWFSAKGNSKQVNRLVERLERSNEALQYAIDGLKDEIEKSGGDQATEYYERAYEAAKQQTDNDQTMLAAKMRYHAAHRSNEYYINKDLSENDYQRINEALYRKFGKQYNVRSAGDLWKLSSEELAEVSTLSDIWERIINGGKYDQTDYLNNYIEDYKELIELQDAWRQSITATSFDSVQSGLNNLLSSYETKASDVIESVEDMFRKAILRSIVQGQFAKKLEDWYKKFAEYMRDGLTEAEASELKAEYQGYYNEMQKLKEDAYDAIGIADADKYSQEATSKGFGAMNQDTAEQLNGRFTALQIAGENISTQVMFVVEYMAGMSVLTTARNQTLLEIRNMVFISNGFLEDIAKYTKIASLFGEKIDKIVEQTKNI